A genomic segment from Sulfuritalea hydrogenivorans sk43H encodes:
- a CDS encoding ABC transporter ATP-binding protein: MTNAIELRDLRKTYPRNWAAPPFEALKGISLTVEQGEVFGFIGPNGAGKSTAIKILTGVMLPTDGSATLFGVDVTRPEARRGLGYVPENPSLPDYLTPMEILSMGLALHGRKPAAPDAHCMRWLERFSLGEAANKLVRGFSKGMAQRTALAHAMVVEPRLLILDEPLSGLDPIGRRDVVEILSEYHRQGGTIFLTSHVLHDVERLADRFGMIHKGELKTIQSPNELVGDQELVTVRSVGEGQVAGMTAESGGRWFVEVRRSALWSTLQEIDKAGHTLIEVKPTLTLESAFLRYSGLGEGAAPPKA; this comes from the coding sequence ATGACCAATGCCATTGAACTTCGCGATCTGCGCAAGACTTATCCGCGCAACTGGGCGGCACCTCCCTTCGAGGCGCTCAAGGGAATTTCGCTGACCGTCGAACAGGGCGAAGTGTTCGGCTTCATCGGACCGAACGGCGCCGGGAAGAGTACCGCGATCAAGATTCTCACCGGCGTGATGTTGCCCACGGATGGCTCGGCGACCTTGTTCGGCGTCGACGTGACTCGCCCCGAGGCGCGCCGCGGGCTGGGCTACGTGCCGGAAAACCCCAGCCTGCCCGACTATCTGACGCCGATGGAAATCCTGTCCATGGGCCTCGCCCTGCATGGCCGCAAGCCCGCCGCGCCGGATGCCCATTGCATGCGCTGGCTGGAACGGTTCAGCCTGGGCGAGGCGGCCAACAAGTTGGTGCGCGGCTTTTCCAAAGGCATGGCGCAACGCACGGCGCTGGCCCATGCGATGGTGGTCGAGCCGCGGTTATTGATTCTGGATGAGCCGCTGTCCGGCCTCGATCCGATCGGGCGTCGCGACGTGGTCGAGATTCTCTCCGAATATCACCGGCAGGGCGGCACCATTTTCCTGACCTCGCATGTGCTGCACGACGTCGAGCGTCTGGCCGATCGTTTCGGCATGATCCACAAGGGCGAACTCAAGACAATTCAGTCACCCAATGAATTGGTCGGCGATCAGGAACTGGTCACCGTGCGCTCGGTTGGCGAGGGTCAGGTCGCCGGCATGACGGCGGAGAGCGGTGGGCGCTGGTTCGTCGAGGTGCGCCGCTCGGCCTTGTGGTCGACCCTGCAGGAGATCGACAAGGCCGGTCACACGCTGATCGAAGTCAAGCCGACGCTGACGCTGGAGAGCGCCTTCCTGCGCTATTCGGGTTTGGGTGAGGGCGCAGCGCCACCCAAGGCCTGA
- a CDS encoding ABC transporter permease: MWQFMLSAGRAGLRSRSIQAILILGALLVGVAYLAASFSPRQPQTVALDVGLSGLRITLILFSLFWVQELVAREIERRTVLFALTYPVARGHYIVGRYLGVLGLIALAAALLGMLLWAVVLSLSKSYAQGFAIAPGFPYWSTVAGLWVDAAVVTAFALWVATFSTVPMLPLALGLAFAIAGKSLGAVADYLAKGAEGDKDLMRFAPIIDAIQWVLPDLSRLDWRNWPMYGLTPDGQAVALGLVLAACYAALLLTLAVMTFTRRDFE; the protein is encoded by the coding sequence ATGTGGCAGTTCATGCTTTCAGCCGGGCGTGCCGGTCTTCGCAGCAGGAGCATCCAGGCGATCCTGATCCTCGGCGCCTTGCTGGTCGGTGTGGCCTATCTTGCCGCCTCGTTTTCTCCCCGTCAGCCGCAGACCGTCGCCCTTGATGTCGGCTTGTCCGGCCTGCGCATCACGCTGATCCTTTTTTCCCTGTTCTGGGTGCAGGAACTGGTCGCGCGCGAAATCGAGCGCCGCACCGTCCTGTTTGCGCTGACCTATCCGGTGGCACGCGGCCACTATATTGTCGGGCGCTATCTGGGCGTACTCGGCCTGATTGCCCTGGCCGCAGCGTTGCTCGGCATGCTGCTCTGGGCCGTGGTGCTGAGCTTGAGCAAGAGTTATGCGCAGGGCTTTGCGATCGCCCCCGGCTTCCCCTACTGGTCCACCGTGGCCGGGTTATGGGTCGATGCCGCCGTAGTGACGGCTTTTGCATTGTGGGTGGCCACTTTTTCCACGGTACCGATGCTGCCATTGGCGCTGGGCCTTGCTTTCGCCATTGCCGGTAAGAGCCTGGGTGCGGTAGCCGACTATCTGGCCAAGGGAGCCGAAGGCGACAAGGATCTGATGCGCTTTGCGCCGATCATCGATGCCATCCAATGGGTGCTGCCCGACCTGTCGCGGCTGGACTGGCGCAACTGGCCGATGTACGGTCTGACGCCGGATGGCCAGGCCGTCGCTCTGGGGTTGGTGCTCGCGGCGTGCTATGCGGCGCTGTTGTTGACCCTGGCGGTGATGACCTTCACCCGCCGGGACTTTGAATAG
- a CDS encoding DUF4143 domain-containing protein, producing MQFCKINAHWPRTINRIKAAARCGQLLNLASLANDCGVALITVKHWIAILVAGYLVFLLRPHHRNFGKRLIKTPRLYFLDTDIAAHLLGIAAPEQLDAPLRGHLFENMIVAEYWKAAMNVGCTEALHFWRDSTGNEVDLLIEDGLRFIPMDIKSGATLNSDFFRGLYRFGEFAGEDSHNLALVFGGEGGMAWHGVRVMVWKEADWVYE from the coding sequence TTGCAATTCTGCAAAATAAATGCACATTGGCCAAGGACCATAAACCGTATCAAGGCGGCCGCGCGATGCGGGCAACTCCTCAATCTGGCAAGCCTCGCCAACGACTGCGGCGTGGCGCTGATTACCGTGAAGCACTGGATCGCCATTCTCGTAGCCGGCTATCTGGTCTTCCTGCTGCGCCCCCATCACCGCAACTTCGGCAAGCGATTGATCAAGACGCCCAGGCTGTATTTCCTCGATACCGACATTGCCGCACATCTGCTCGGAATCGCCGCGCCGGAACAGCTCGATGCCCCCCTGCGCGGCCATCTGTTCGAGAACATGATCGTTGCCGAGTACTGGAAGGCGGCGATGAACGTCGGATGCACCGAGGCTTTGCATTTCTGGCGCGACAGCACCGGCAATGAAGTCGATCTGCTGATCGAGGATGGTCTGCGTTTCATCCCCATGGACATCAAATCGGGGGCAACCCTCAACAGCGATTTCTTTCGCGGCCTCTACCGCTTTGGCGAATTCGCTGGTGAGGACAGCCACAACCTGGCGCTTGTTTTTGGCGGCGAAGGGGGCATGGCCTGGCATGGCGTGCGTGTCATGGTTTGGAAGGAGGCGGACTGGGTGTATGAGTGA